The Teredinibacter sp. KSP-S5-2 genome includes a window with the following:
- a CDS encoding DUF2069 domain-containing protein: protein MTKEIKPIKNLMQKRLWGKRITLTLFGALISLFVLWKTENPNITLSSAIMVFAAQTLPLWALLPGLIRNHYRSYSWLCFALLFYFIFAVERSFVSTANIYDYLFLMLTVLLFIATMMTGRWQQRVHIQNPNHPN from the coding sequence ATGACTAAAGAAATAAAACCCATTAAAAACCTGATGCAAAAGCGGCTCTGGGGGAAACGAATTACCCTGACACTTTTTGGTGCCCTGATTAGTCTGTTTGTACTATGGAAGACAGAAAACCCCAATATCACTCTTTCATCTGCAATTATGGTGTTTGCAGCGCAAACCCTTCCCCTTTGGGCGTTACTCCCAGGGCTGATACGAAACCACTATCGCTCTTATAGTTGGCTATGCTTCGCTTTGCTTTTTTACTTTATTTTCGCCGTAGAACGCAGCTTTGTTTCTACGGCTAACATCTATGACTACCTGTTCCTCATGCTAACGGTGCTATTGTTTATTGCAACAATGATGACAGGGCGCTGGCAACAACGCGTACATATTCAAAATCCAAATCACCCCAATTAA
- a CDS encoding response regulator, with product MATPLLICDDSAMARKQVARALPDNWDVDITFAANGIEGLDAIREGRGEMVFLDLTMPELDGYGVLEVVKNEGLKAVVIVISGDIQPEARERVRLLGALDFIKKPINKEKLQNVLETYGLI from the coding sequence ATGGCCACACCTCTTTTAATTTGTGACGACTCCGCTATGGCGCGTAAGCAGGTCGCGCGCGCTTTACCCGATAACTGGGACGTTGATATTACCTTTGCTGCAAATGGTATAGAGGGGCTGGATGCTATCCGTGAGGGCCGTGGAGAGATGGTCTTTCTTGATCTGACTATGCCTGAGTTGGATGGCTATGGTGTTCTGGAAGTGGTGAAGAACGAAGGCTTAAAGGCTGTTGTGATTGTTATCTCCGGCGATATCCAACCGGAAGCTCGGGAGAGGGTGCGATTGCTGGGCGCTTTGGACTTCATTAAAAAACCGATCAATAAAGAAAAACTGCAAAATGTGTTAGAAACCTACGGGTTGATCTGA
- a CDS encoding putative nucleotidyltransferase substrate binding domain-containing protein produces the protein MSNQVSEQVLDFLQVTAPFNLLTIEALDKLCKNISVIYVTQQNANKLIDLHRPGVFLIRSGEFLLTEHDFHTPLSEKDLFGYREVISGKRKSLTIKTEKEGLIYCIHRERFEQLCQENQPFYAYFSKLIHERLHEYSEHSLGRSWLHRKVSHVCQRPPVSCEKNISIAQAATIMAEQDVSSLLVTDEQRITGILTDKDLRSRVLAQRLNLDNPVCMVMTPSPTTLSEHKSIMEALVLMGKENIHHLPIVSKHDMKPIGIISATDLFRLQKNNLLYFMGEINKARNVEDLIKTCKKIPSYLSHYAKKLGDFDIASHFLSQVSDHVSHTLFDFFTAQYGAPSMRFAWISFGSFARNEALLDSVQSNALLIERTPSEAEEHYFNKLTQFICESLNQCGFRYCSQKVVASNKAFQFTPNSLKELYRSWISKPKGNGLVIARTILDSRFIFGDEALFSESQKARATLINNLSFLTKLAKSTRKHKIPLGLFNNFILKKTPNYKDGINIKLGGITILNNIARVISLENHCSGQSTTERLLLQNKASLFIDLDRESLAEMWRFLNRLRWRNQLGEYNNSDIISLATLSPIEQQQLKNCLKAIQQAHEYITTKLKQERLEVLL, from the coding sequence ATGTCCAATCAAGTTTCTGAACAGGTTCTCGACTTTCTACAAGTTACAGCGCCCTTTAATCTTTTAACGATTGAAGCGCTGGATAAGCTCTGCAAAAACATAAGCGTTATTTACGTTACCCAACAGAATGCCAACAAATTAATTGACCTCCACCGACCAGGAGTATTCCTGATTCGTAGCGGAGAGTTTCTGTTAACAGAACATGATTTCCACACTCCTCTTTCAGAAAAAGACTTGTTTGGTTATCGAGAGGTTATTTCTGGCAAGCGTAAATCGCTGACAATCAAAACGGAAAAAGAAGGCTTAATTTATTGTATTCACCGAGAGCGCTTTGAACAACTTTGCCAGGAAAACCAACCGTTCTATGCCTACTTCTCCAAATTGATACATGAACGTTTACACGAATACAGCGAGCACTCTCTCGGCAGAAGCTGGCTACACAGAAAGGTAAGTCATGTATGCCAACGGCCCCCAGTGAGTTGCGAGAAGAATATCAGTATCGCTCAGGCTGCCACCATAATGGCAGAACAAGACGTATCCTCTCTACTGGTAACCGACGAGCAAAGAATCACAGGTATTTTAACCGACAAAGATTTACGATCCAGAGTTCTAGCTCAACGCTTGAATTTAGACAACCCTGTTTGCATGGTTATGACACCGTCACCGACAACGCTGAGTGAACACAAAAGCATAATGGAAGCTTTGGTGTTAATGGGGAAAGAAAATATTCATCATCTACCCATAGTCAGCAAACACGATATGAAACCCATTGGAATCATATCCGCCACGGACTTGTTTCGGTTGCAAAAAAACAATCTGTTATATTTCATGGGCGAGATCAACAAGGCGCGAAACGTTGAAGACCTGATAAAAACCTGCAAGAAGATACCGTCGTACCTCTCTCACTATGCAAAAAAATTAGGTGATTTTGATATCGCCAGCCATTTTTTATCTCAAGTCAGCGATCACGTCAGTCATACACTGTTTGACTTTTTTACAGCGCAATACGGCGCTCCGTCAATGCGTTTCGCTTGGATATCCTTTGGTTCCTTCGCTAGAAACGAAGCACTACTGGATTCAGTACAAAGCAATGCTTTGCTAATCGAAAGAACACCCTCAGAAGCAGAAGAGCATTATTTTAATAAACTCACCCAATTTATATGCGAATCGCTAAATCAATGTGGATTTCGATATTGTTCACAGAAAGTTGTGGCCAGCAATAAAGCCTTTCAGTTTACACCCAACTCACTAAAAGAACTCTACCGAAGTTGGATTTCCAAACCCAAAGGCAATGGTTTAGTGATTGCCAGAACCATTCTTGACTCACGCTTTATTTTTGGTGATGAAGCCCTATTTTCAGAAAGTCAGAAAGCGAGGGCGACGCTTATCAACAATCTCAGCTTCCTGACTAAACTGGCAAAATCAACAAGAAAGCATAAGATACCGCTAGGGTTATTTAACAACTTCATACTCAAGAAAACACCTAATTATAAAGACGGAATAAATATTAAATTAGGCGGCATCACTATCCTAAACAATATTGCCAGAGTTATTTCACTTGAGAATCATTGCAGCGGTCAATCGACAACTGAACGCTTACTATTGCAAAATAAGGCGTCTTTATTTATTGATCTCGACCGGGAAAGTCTCGCAGAAATGTGGCGTTTTTTAAATCGCTTGCGCTGGCGTAATCAACTTGGCGAGTACAACAATTCAGACATCATCTCGCTCGCGACACTCTCACCTATCGAGCAACAACAATTAAAAAACTGTCTGAAAGCCATTCAGCAAGCACATGAATACATTACCACGAAATTAAAGCAGGAACGCCTGGAAGTCTTACTATAA
- the arsC gene encoding arsenate reductase (glutaredoxin) (This arsenate reductase requires both glutathione and glutaredoxin to convert arsenate to arsenite, after which the efflux transporter formed by ArsA and ArsB can extrude the arsenite from the cell, providing resistance.) gives MSNTLRIYHNPRCSKSRQTLALIEEAGIQPEVVLYLETPPTEQELKTIIQKLGITPRELLRKGEDAYKSLNLADQEKTDEQLIAAMVSNPKLIERPIVIKGEQAVLGRPPENVNALI, from the coding sequence ATGTCGAATACATTGCGTATTTATCACAACCCTCGTTGTTCAAAATCCCGTCAGACTTTAGCGCTTATAGAAGAAGCCGGCATACAACCCGAGGTTGTCCTCTATTTGGAAACGCCACCAACAGAACAAGAATTAAAAACCATTATTCAAAAACTTGGAATCACCCCGAGAGAATTACTGCGCAAAGGGGAAGACGCATACAAGTCGCTCAATCTGGCCGATCAGGAAAAAACCGATGAACAATTGATTGCAGCAATGGTCAGTAACCCCAAATTAATTGAACGCCCTATTGTTATCAAGGGTGAACAAGCGGTATTGGGACGTCCGCCAGAAAATGTGAACGCACTGATATAA
- a CDS encoding DUF2066 domain-containing protein — MNQARLANIGLAIIFLLALVGLAIDCAAQPVDPYFSADIPVRSQDTKERQYAAQKGMQEVLVRLSGSEQVLRDEQIQQAVGQALRYVEQFQYRPITDQDLLDRGLEEFINLTFSSTLLESLLSESKQPYWPVNRPSTLVWLAEDSLQEGKLLLNSSTPHDIIDSVKAAAKHRGLPIQFPLLDLQDQMNLSVDQVWQLDEQAIVDASARYNADVILVGRFSTTSQGQYLITWQFFHKGDTQVYDSRTDDVAVIGTEGVVPLVEYLSARYSHIPQYSDVPGMIMQLSGVETFRDYRKSLDYLEGLPMISDVAVDAVRHDTLLLRLTTTANAEKFINTLQLDNKIRPREQLPEERLLWQRRAPGTEENPLDYVWSVN, encoded by the coding sequence ATGAATCAGGCTCGCTTAGCTAATATTGGTCTGGCCATCATTTTCCTGCTCGCCCTTGTCGGCTTGGCTATCGACTGTGCTGCTCAACCCGTAGACCCTTATTTTAGCGCGGATATCCCGGTGCGTTCTCAGGATACGAAAGAACGGCAGTATGCAGCGCAAAAAGGCATGCAAGAAGTTCTGGTTCGCTTGTCTGGCAGTGAGCAGGTGTTGCGCGATGAGCAGATCCAACAGGCGGTTGGTCAGGCGTTACGGTATGTTGAGCAGTTTCAATATCGCCCCATTACGGATCAGGATCTTTTGGATCGGGGCTTGGAGGAGTTTATTAATTTAACCTTCTCTTCCACCTTGCTGGAAAGTCTCCTTTCAGAATCGAAGCAGCCATATTGGCCAGTGAACCGGCCCTCAACTCTGGTATGGCTGGCTGAAGACAGTCTACAGGAGGGAAAGCTTCTACTGAATTCATCCACTCCCCACGACATTATTGATAGCGTCAAAGCGGCAGCAAAACACCGTGGGTTGCCAATTCAATTTCCATTACTGGACCTTCAAGACCAGATGAATCTATCGGTTGATCAGGTATGGCAGCTCGATGAGCAGGCTATTGTTGATGCTTCTGCTCGCTATAATGCTGATGTTATTTTGGTTGGTCGTTTTTCCACCACGTCTCAAGGTCAATATTTAATTACCTGGCAGTTTTTCCACAAAGGTGATACCCAGGTTTACGATAGCCGCACCGACGACGTGGCGGTGATTGGTACAGAAGGGGTTGTCCCTTTGGTTGAGTATTTGTCTGCCCGTTACAGTCACATTCCGCAATATAGTGATGTACCGGGAATGATCATGCAGCTTTCTGGTGTTGAAACTTTTCGGGATTATCGTAAGTCTCTGGATTACCTTGAGGGCTTACCCATGATTTCTGATGTTGCAGTTGACGCGGTAAGGCACGATACTTTGCTACTGCGCCTGACGACGACGGCGAACGCAGAAAAGTTTATTAATACGCTACAGTTAGATAATAAAATTCGTCCACGCGAGCAGCTTCCTGAAGAGCGTTTGTTATGGCAGCGTAGAGCGCCAGGAACTGAAGAAAACCCGCTGGATTATGTTTGGTCGGTTAATTAA
- the purM gene encoding phosphoribosylformylglycinamidine cyclo-ligase produces MTDSSSSNPQSLSYKDAGVDIDAGNELVDRIKTVAKRTRRPEVLAGLGGFGALFELPKGYEEPVLVSGTDGVGTKLKLAMDMNKHDTIGIDLVAMCVNDLIVGGAEPLFFLDYYATGKLSVDVAAQVVDGIGKGCELSGCSLVGGETAEMPGMYEGEDYDLAGFCVGIVEKSKILDGSAVNIGDTLLGINSSGPHSNGYSLVRKIIEVSKADLAMPMAGRTLGEALLEPTRIYVKPLLELMKQSPVNALSHITGGGLLENIPRVLPGNAKAVIDCNSWELPEVFQWLQSAGNVVDREMYRTFNCGVGMVVAVPQETADKAIEILRAQGEEAFVIGHIAELQDGEEQVELVNL; encoded by the coding sequence ATGACTGATTCCTCATCTTCAAACCCGCAATCCCTAAGTTACAAAGACGCCGGTGTCGACATTGACGCAGGTAATGAACTCGTTGACCGAATTAAGACCGTGGCCAAACGCACTCGCAGACCAGAGGTTCTCGCTGGGCTGGGTGGTTTCGGTGCCCTATTCGAATTACCCAAGGGTTACGAGGAACCGGTTTTAGTTTCTGGCACGGACGGTGTCGGCACCAAGCTCAAACTGGCAATGGATATGAACAAACACGATACCATTGGTATCGATCTGGTTGCCATGTGTGTCAACGACTTGATCGTCGGCGGCGCAGAACCATTGTTCTTCCTTGACTACTATGCAACGGGCAAGCTTTCTGTTGATGTGGCAGCACAGGTAGTAGATGGTATTGGCAAAGGTTGCGAGCTTTCTGGCTGTTCTCTGGTTGGCGGCGAAACAGCCGAGATGCCTGGTATGTACGAAGGCGAAGACTACGATCTCGCTGGTTTTTGCGTGGGTATCGTTGAAAAGTCAAAAATCCTGGATGGCAGCGCAGTCAATATTGGCGACACCTTATTGGGTATTAACAGTAGTGGCCCCCACTCCAACGGCTACTCACTTGTTCGAAAAATTATAGAGGTATCGAAAGCCGACCTGGCTATGCCGATGGCTGGCCGCACTCTTGGTGAAGCCCTATTGGAACCTACCCGCATCTATGTGAAACCGCTATTGGAACTCATGAAGCAGTCTCCAGTTAACGCGCTTTCTCATATTACCGGTGGCGGTTTATTAGAGAACATTCCTCGCGTATTACCCGGCAACGCCAAAGCGGTGATTGACTGCAACAGTTGGGAGCTTCCTGAAGTGTTCCAATGGCTACAAAGTGCAGGTAATGTCGTAGACCGGGAAATGTACCGAACCTTTAACTGTGGTGTCGGTATGGTCGTTGCCGTACCACAAGAAACCGCCGACAAAGCAATAGAAATCCTCCGTGCACAAGGCGAAGAAGCTTTTGTCATCGGTCACATTGCTGAGTTACAAGATGGTGAAGAACAAGTAGAGCTGGTTAACCTGTAA
- the hda gene encoding DnaA regulatory inactivator Hda encodes MSNSSPVQLSLHVSLNDEATFENFYASGETNAQARQALEMFARGEGENCLMIWGARGCGLTHLLQSVCHDASENNITIQYIPMRHMIGYSAEDICEGLDGVEIVCVDGIEYICGNREWELALFHLFNRIKDAGHKILISSHTSPPSLPILLADLKSRLLGCVIYHIESLNDSGKEEALVLRASARGMEMPAEVARFILSRASRDTNELFNFLHRLDDASLQHQRKLTIPFVKEILNL; translated from the coding sequence ATGAGTAATTCATCACCTGTACAACTTAGTTTGCATGTGTCTTTAAATGACGAGGCGACATTTGAAAACTTTTATGCCTCAGGTGAAACGAATGCTCAAGCTCGCCAGGCATTGGAGATGTTTGCCCGGGGGGAGGGAGAAAACTGCCTGATGATCTGGGGGGCTCGAGGTTGCGGTTTAACTCACCTGTTGCAGTCTGTCTGCCACGATGCCTCGGAAAACAATATCACCATCCAATATATTCCCATGCGCCATATGATTGGTTATTCAGCCGAAGATATATGTGAAGGCCTGGATGGCGTCGAGATTGTGTGTGTTGATGGAATTGAATATATCTGCGGGAATCGGGAATGGGAATTGGCGCTGTTTCATTTGTTTAACCGAATAAAAGACGCAGGCCATAAAATTCTAATATCGTCCCACACCAGCCCGCCTTCACTGCCAATCCTATTGGCGGATTTGAAATCGCGTCTGCTTGGCTGCGTGATCTATCACATTGAAAGTCTGAATGACTCTGGTAAAGAGGAAGCGTTGGTATTGCGGGCTTCGGCCAGAGGAATGGAGATGCCGGCTGAGGTTGCCCGTTTTATATTAAGCCGGGCGTCACGGGACACAAATGAATTGTTTAACTTTTTGCATCGCCTGGATGATGCATCCCTCCAGCATCAGCGAAAGCTTACCATCCCTTTCGTTAAGGAAATTCTGAATCTTTAG
- the wrbA gene encoding NAD(P)H:quinone oxidoreductase: MTPATPYVLVLYYSTHGATKALAKVIASGVEEAGCEARIRTVPKVSTVCQAVEEDIPAEGDLYCSEEDLQGCAGLVLGSPTRFGNMAAAMKYFIDSTLNTWVNGDLIGKPAGVFTSTGSLHGGQESTLLSMMLPLLHHGMLIAGVPYSEKSLHTTLSGGTPYGPSHYAGGNNNQPLTANEQDIAKSFGLRVARLAQKLYD, encoded by the coding sequence ATGACTCCAGCCACACCCTATGTCCTGGTACTGTATTACAGCACCCATGGCGCAACAAAAGCGCTTGCCAAGGTTATCGCATCCGGTGTTGAAGAAGCCGGATGTGAAGCCCGCATAAGAACCGTACCCAAGGTATCAACTGTATGCCAGGCGGTAGAGGAAGATATTCCAGCGGAAGGTGATCTGTATTGCTCGGAAGAAGATTTACAGGGCTGCGCAGGTCTAGTATTGGGCAGCCCCACACGTTTTGGCAATATGGCAGCCGCCATGAAATACTTTATTGATTCAACCCTAAACACTTGGGTCAATGGCGACCTGATTGGCAAACCTGCCGGCGTATTCACTTCGACCGGCTCATTACACGGCGGACAGGAATCCACATTACTTAGCATGATGCTGCCATTACTTCACCACGGCATGCTCATCGCTGGCGTTCCCTACTCAGAAAAAAGCCTGCACACCACGCTAAGTGGCGGTACGCCCTATGGCCCATCCCACTATGCAGGCGGAAACAATAATCAACCTCTCACAGCCAACGAACAGGATATCGCTAAAAGCTTCGGACTTCGTGTTGCCCGCTTAGCCCAAAAACTCTATGACTAA
- the purN gene encoding phosphoribosylglycinamide formyltransferase: MSDQQLRVVVLISGSGSNLQAIIDEKEAGTLPIEICAVISNKEDVRGLERASHHGIPTKVLDHKHFNSREEFDQELMLVIDSFCPDLVVLAGFMRILTPEFTNHYLGRMLNIHPSLLPKYQGLHTHKRALEAGDKEHGVTVHFVTAELDGGPAVIQARVPVLDGDTESMLAARVLEQEHVIYPRAILWFAEGRLRMCNGQALLDDQIIHV, from the coding sequence ATGAGCGACCAACAACTTAGAGTCGTGGTGCTTATTTCCGGAAGCGGGAGTAACCTGCAAGCGATTATCGATGAAAAGGAAGCGGGCACATTGCCGATTGAGATCTGCGCAGTTATCAGCAACAAGGAAGATGTGCGAGGCCTGGAACGCGCCTCGCATCATGGAATCCCAACCAAGGTACTCGACCATAAACATTTCAATAGCCGGGAAGAGTTTGACCAGGAACTGATGTTGGTAATCGACAGCTTCTGTCCCGACTTGGTGGTACTCGCGGGTTTCATGCGAATTCTAACCCCGGAGTTCACCAATCACTATTTGGGAAGAATGCTGAATATTCACCCATCTTTACTCCCCAAATATCAAGGTTTACATACACATAAAAGAGCGCTGGAAGCCGGAGACAAAGAACACGGTGTTACCGTTCATTTTGTAACGGCGGAATTGGATGGCGGACCAGCAGTAATTCAAGCCCGTGTACCGGTACTTGATGGCGATACAGAAAGCATGCTGGCGGCGAGAGTACTCGAACAGGAACACGTGATCTACCCCAGAGCCATTTTATGGTTCGCAGAAGGACGCTTAAGAATGTGTAACGGACAAGCACTTCTGGATGATCAAATAATTCACGTATAA
- the sppA gene encoding signal peptide peptidase SppA — translation MKAVFWLFKKIWQSITLLRNLILNIFVLLLVVAIISSILSQPELKQADKEGALVLAPTGYLVDQKSYQASPMELLGERENMEIETSVTELIELIQAAKNNQKVKGIVLNLNYLYGGGLSKLEEIGQAIESFKQTGKPVIAVSGNYSQQQYYLASYADEIYLNELGTVFLTGYGTYRNYLKDAADKLSIDVNVFRVGQYKDAIEPFIRNDMSEASREHNQLWVSQLWQRYTKKVESLRGLNDGDLDQYIIDMPASIESAKLSAAQYALEKKLVDMVATQREVGNKLIEKFGTSKHSDSFAYVSAAEIQQHVKLSKQLSSDPKVGLIVAQGAIYDGYHGDDVIGSDSFSELLEIARNDDELSALVIRVDSPGGSAFASEVIRQDILELRERGLPVYISMGSVAASGGYWMATAGDEIWATPSTITGSIGVFGIMPNFTRAFSKLGISTDGVGTTPLSDAFRPDRTLSPEAKSILQSGVENIYSKFLSIVAESRNQSPEHIHQIAQGRVWSGENALELGLIDNLGSLQDVLAHAASEQGLNTFTVKTIRRPLTPSEQFMMALMQEAQTATTKLFDSSIQISNIPGLQRLNESAELTILRENSKKAQAGLQVYAQCIECVTP, via the coding sequence ATGAAAGCGGTATTTTGGTTATTCAAAAAAATCTGGCAGAGTATTACTTTGCTGAGAAACCTTATTCTCAATATATTCGTACTGCTGCTCGTCGTTGCGATTATTTCCTCCATCCTGTCTCAACCAGAACTCAAGCAAGCTGATAAAGAAGGCGCGTTAGTACTTGCCCCTACCGGATATCTTGTCGACCAAAAAAGCTATCAGGCATCACCAATGGAATTATTGGGCGAACGCGAAAACATGGAAATAGAAACATCGGTCACAGAATTAATTGAGTTAATTCAAGCCGCAAAAAACAACCAAAAAGTGAAAGGAATCGTTTTAAACCTGAATTATCTATATGGCGGCGGATTGAGCAAGCTTGAAGAAATCGGTCAGGCTATTGAATCCTTCAAACAAACCGGCAAACCGGTTATTGCAGTTTCAGGTAATTATTCTCAGCAGCAGTATTACTTGGCAAGTTACGCCGACGAAATTTATTTAAATGAATTGGGCACCGTATTTTTAACCGGCTATGGCACCTATAGAAATTATTTAAAAGATGCCGCGGACAAGCTTTCAATTGACGTGAATGTTTTTCGTGTAGGCCAATACAAGGACGCCATCGAACCATTTATTCGTAATGACATGTCCGAAGCATCGCGCGAACATAACCAACTTTGGGTTTCACAGCTTTGGCAAAGGTACACCAAAAAAGTTGAAAGCCTTCGCGGGCTAAATGATGGCGATCTAGATCAATATATTATCGACATGCCCGCAAGTATTGAATCAGCCAAACTCAGCGCAGCACAATACGCGCTTGAGAAAAAACTGGTGGACATGGTGGCCACACAAAGAGAAGTCGGCAATAAACTGATCGAAAAATTTGGCACAAGCAAACACTCAGACAGTTTTGCTTACGTCAGTGCAGCAGAAATACAACAGCACGTTAAATTATCAAAACAACTAAGCAGCGACCCCAAAGTCGGTTTAATCGTGGCCCAGGGCGCGATATACGACGGCTACCACGGTGACGATGTTATCGGTTCAGACAGTTTTTCCGAACTACTTGAAATAGCCCGCAATGATGACGAATTAAGTGCTCTGGTCATTCGGGTCGACAGCCCGGGAGGCAGCGCATTCGCCTCGGAAGTGATACGTCAGGATATTCTCGAATTACGGGAGCGCGGACTACCAGTTTATATTTCAATGGGCAGTGTTGCCGCTTCCGGCGGATATTGGATGGCCACCGCTGGTGATGAAATCTGGGCCACACCCTCAACCATCACCGGCTCTATCGGTGTATTTGGCATAATGCCTAACTTTACCCGTGCATTTAGCAAACTGGGAATATCTACCGACGGTGTCGGCACAACCCCTCTTTCTGACGCATTTCGCCCAGACAGAACGCTATCACCGGAAGCAAAATCCATTTTGCAAAGTGGTGTGGAAAACATCTACAGCAAATTTTTATCCATTGTTGCCGAGTCACGAAATCAGTCACCAGAGCATATTCATCAAATTGCTCAAGGGCGGGTCTGGTCCGGCGAAAATGCTTTGGAGTTAGGGCTTATTGATAACCTTGGTTCACTGCAGGATGTATTAGCCCACGCCGCATCAGAGCAAGGCCTAAACACATTTACCGTAAAAACTATTCGACGACCACTAACCCCTTCAGAACAATTTATGATGGCGCTTATGCAGGAGGCCCAGACAGCCACAACAAAATTGTTCGACAGCTCGATACAGATTTCCAATATCCCTGGCCTGCAAAGATTAAATGAAAGCGCAGAATTAACCATACTCCGGGAAAACTCAAAAAAAGCACAAGCAGGCTTGCAAGTTTATGCCCAGTGTATTGAATGTGTAACACCCTAA
- a CDS encoding YihY family inner membrane protein: MNIKSVVLPIWHFIRGLASEFVDKGCQRSAAALTYMTLFALVPLMTVTYSVFLIIPQSDGLAEQLQTWIFSSFVPQTGQEVQSYLSDFSSQARNLTGFGIGMLAVTSYLMLTNIEKTFNTIWGVKQARRGLMGFLLYWAVLSIGPFLLGAGLVVSTYLLSMKLVVHELTQLGMLAPLIRLAQWLMTSAAFTLLFAAVPNCKVPIRFALIGGAVTAVCFELLKAAFGYFVANSSFQLIYGAFAIVPLFLLWINFLWMIILGGAVFVRTLAERGYEGNQDKLSDTLALLKCLHVFYEKSKQGQVVNDADCVGKGIGLVHWQALRELLAKHHWLAVTDSGDYVLCRSLSQTTLWQLICLIKTPVAELTELRYAESYPWLSEFRKMQTPLHQGAETAYNITLESLYEKASHSSRQS; encoded by the coding sequence ATGAATATAAAAAGCGTTGTACTGCCTATCTGGCATTTTATTCGGGGTTTGGCCAGCGAGTTTGTGGATAAGGGCTGCCAGCGCAGTGCGGCGGCGCTCACCTATATGACGCTTTTTGCCTTGGTCCCCCTGATGACTGTGACCTATTCCGTGTTTCTGATCATTCCTCAATCCGATGGCCTGGCGGAACAGTTACAAACCTGGATCTTTTCAAGCTTTGTGCCGCAAACCGGGCAGGAAGTGCAGTCGTATCTATCGGACTTTTCTTCTCAAGCGAGAAACCTGACAGGGTTTGGTATCGGCATGCTGGCGGTCACGTCTTATTTAATGCTGACCAACATTGAGAAAACCTTTAACACCATCTGGGGGGTGAAGCAGGCTCGCAGAGGCTTGATGGGCTTCTTGCTTTATTGGGCGGTGCTAAGTATTGGCCCTTTTCTATTGGGGGCAGGGCTCGTTGTAAGTACTTACTTGCTGTCGATGAAGTTAGTTGTCCACGAGTTGACTCAGCTCGGCATGCTGGCGCCGCTTATCCGTCTTGCTCAATGGCTAATGACCAGCGCCGCATTTACGTTGTTATTTGCTGCCGTTCCAAATTGCAAGGTGCCGATCCGTTTCGCTTTAATCGGTGGTGCGGTTACTGCGGTCTGCTTTGAATTATTGAAAGCCGCTTTTGGTTATTTTGTTGCCAACTCCAGTTTTCAGTTGATTTATGGCGCCTTTGCTATCGTGCCGTTGTTTCTGTTGTGGATAAACTTTTTGTGGATGATTATTTTGGGGGGGGCGGTTTTTGTGCGTACCCTGGCGGAGCGTGGCTATGAAGGTAATCAAGATAAGCTCAGTGACACCTTAGCGTTGTTGAAATGCCTCCATGTATTTTACGAGAAATCCAAACAGGGGCAGGTTGTTAATGATGCTGACTGTGTGGGAAAGGGTATTGGTTTGGTGCATTGGCAGGCATTACGTGAGCTTCTGGCCAAGCATCATTGGTTGGCGGTGACAGACTCAGGTGACTATGTATTGTGTCGGAGCTTGAGTCAGACAACGCTGTGGCAACTGATCTGCCTGATAAAAACGCCTGTGGCCGAGTTAACGGAATTGCGTTATGCGGAATCGTACCCCTGGCTGAGTGAGTTCAGAAAAATGCAAACGCCTCTTCACCAGGGGGCTGAGACTGCATATAACATTACTTTAGAATCGCTGTATGAGAAGGCTTCTCATTCGTCCCGGCAAAGTTAA